One window of the Streptomyces sp. ITFR-21 genome contains the following:
- the murA gene encoding UDP-N-acetylglucosamine 1-carboxyvinyltransferase, with amino-acid sequence MTDIADVLLVHGGTPLEGEIRVRGAKNLVPKAMVAALLGSGPSRLRNVPEIRDVRVVRGLLQLYGVTVENGEEPGELVLDPTKVESANVADIDAHAGSSRIPILFCGPLLHRLGHAFIPGLGGCDIGGRPIDFHFDVLRKFGATIDKRADGQYLEAPQRLRGCKIRLPYPSVGSTEQVLLTAVLAEGVTELTNAAVEPEIEDLICVLQKMGAIISMDTDRTIRITGVDRLEGYTHRAVPDRLEAASWASAALATGGDIYVRGAQQRSMMTFLNTYRRVGGAFEVDDAGIRFWHPGGPLNAIALETDVHPGFQTDWQQPLVVALTQASGLSIVHETVYESRLGFTSALNQMGAHIQLYRECLGGSACRFGQRNFLHSAVVSGPTKLQGADLVIPDLRGGFSYLIAALAAQGTSRVHGISLINRGYENFPAKLGGLGARIELPERAAATAA; translated from the coding sequence ATGACCGACATCGCCGACGTACTGCTTGTCCACGGCGGAACCCCCCTTGAAGGCGAGATCCGGGTCAGAGGCGCGAAGAACCTCGTGCCCAAGGCCATGGTCGCCGCGCTGCTCGGCAGCGGACCCAGCAGACTCCGCAACGTCCCCGAGATCCGCGACGTACGGGTGGTCCGCGGGTTGCTCCAGCTGTACGGGGTGACGGTGGAGAACGGCGAAGAGCCCGGTGAGCTGGTGCTCGACCCGACCAAGGTCGAGAGCGCCAACGTCGCCGACATCGACGCGCACGCCGGCTCCTCCCGCATCCCGATCCTCTTCTGCGGCCCGCTGCTGCACCGGCTAGGCCACGCCTTCATCCCCGGTCTCGGCGGCTGCGACATCGGCGGCCGGCCGATCGACTTCCACTTCGACGTGCTGCGGAAGTTCGGCGCGACCATCGACAAACGCGCGGACGGCCAGTACCTGGAGGCCCCGCAGCGGCTGCGCGGCTGCAAGATCCGGCTGCCGTACCCGTCGGTGGGCTCCACCGAGCAGGTGCTGCTGACCGCGGTGCTCGCCGAGGGCGTCACCGAGCTCACCAACGCGGCGGTCGAGCCGGAGATCGAGGACCTCATCTGCGTCCTGCAGAAGATGGGCGCGATCATCTCCATGGACACCGACCGGACCATCCGGATCACCGGGGTGGACCGGCTGGAGGGCTATACGCACCGGGCCGTCCCGGACCGGCTGGAGGCCGCCTCCTGGGCGAGCGCGGCGCTGGCCACCGGGGGCGACATCTACGTCCGCGGCGCGCAGCAGCGGTCGATGATGACCTTCCTGAACACCTACCGCAGGGTCGGCGGCGCCTTCGAGGTCGACGACGCGGGCATCCGCTTCTGGCACCCGGGCGGCCCGCTGAACGCCATCGCGCTGGAGACCGACGTCCACCCGGGCTTCCAGACCGACTGGCAGCAGCCGCTGGTGGTGGCGCTGACCCAGGCGTCGGGCCTGTCGATCGTGCACGAGACGGTCTACGAGTCCCGGCTCGGCTTCACCTCCGCGCTGAACCAGATGGGCGCGCACATCCAGCTCTACCGGGAGTGCCTGGGCGGCAGCGCCTGCCGCTTCGGACAGCGCAACTTCCTCCATTCGGCGGTGGTCTCCGGGCCGACCAAGCTGCAGGGCGCCGACCTGGTCATCCCCGACCTGCGCGGCGGATTCTCGTATCTGATCGCGGCGTTGGCCGCCCAGGGCACCTCGCGGGTGCACGGGATCAGCCTGATCAACCGCGGCTACGAGAACTTCCCGGCCAAGCTGGGAGGGCTCGGGGCGCGGATCGAACTGCCGGAGCGGGCGGCGGCGACGGCGGCCTGA
- a CDS encoding (2Fe-2S)-binding protein, whose amino-acid sequence MTDQPHGPGAPGNSGAWQPVPGGGDYDPDQTMHVSFAAQLPPEPLPGEDPLSTHGPAGLEPGEADPATQWSIPVIREGAEADSGEFSVGAYTAPWEQVSPPAAAPSFPAGMFGQGAAAAQAAQAEAAAQARAAEARAGHARAAEPLPPAAGDHLAGQWATPFTGPDGGDAVPWLPAHPPAADAAWSAVVDDPEGADPVPYGHPGALPAPAQDPRPAPHPADGNGLAAAQHAEPGPGQGPQAAPGTPAGLDARASLDDAPEAPPGAAGPGALPDPEPAAADAFGFDAADTGAGGPAADPEGGFATGGPDEGDGPASADVPGAAGPEPLPETRSEHPLASYMLRVNGTDRPVTDAWLGESLLYVLRERLGLAGAKDGCEQGECGACSVQVDGRLVASCLVPAATAAGSEVRTVEGLSADGRPSDVQAALAAGGAVQCGFCIPGMAMTVHDLLEGNHKPTDLDIRQALSGNLCRCSGYRGVIEAVRAVVAERDTDDDPAFSDEIRVPHQGGHGTAGGAA is encoded by the coding sequence ATGACCGACCAGCCGCACGGTCCGGGCGCGCCCGGCAACTCCGGGGCCTGGCAGCCCGTGCCCGGAGGCGGGGACTACGACCCCGACCAGACCATGCACGTGTCCTTCGCCGCGCAGCTGCCGCCGGAACCGCTGCCCGGCGAGGACCCGCTGAGCACCCACGGACCGGCCGGCCTGGAGCCGGGCGAGGCCGACCCCGCCACCCAGTGGTCGATCCCCGTCATCAGGGAGGGCGCGGAGGCCGACTCGGGGGAGTTCTCCGTCGGCGCCTACACCGCGCCCTGGGAGCAGGTGTCGCCGCCCGCCGCCGCGCCGTCCTTCCCGGCCGGGATGTTCGGGCAGGGGGCCGCCGCCGCGCAGGCCGCCCAGGCCGAGGCGGCGGCGCAGGCCAGGGCCGCCGAGGCGCGGGCCGGGCACGCCCGCGCCGCCGAACCGCTGCCGCCGGCCGCCGGGGACCACCTGGCCGGCCAGTGGGCGACGCCCTTCACCGGCCCCGACGGGGGCGACGCCGTACCGTGGCTGCCCGCGCACCCGCCGGCCGCCGACGCCGCCTGGTCCGCGGTGGTGGACGACCCCGAGGGCGCCGACCCGGTGCCCTACGGACACCCCGGCGCGCTGCCCGCGCCCGCCCAGGACCCCCGACCCGCCCCGCACCCGGCCGACGGCAACGGACTGGCCGCCGCCCAGCACGCCGAACCCGGCCCGGGGCAGGGCCCGCAGGCCGCGCCCGGCACCCCGGCGGGCCTGGACGCCCGCGCCTCCCTCGACGACGCGCCCGAGGCGCCGCCCGGCGCGGCCGGCCCCGGCGCCCTGCCGGATCCCGAGCCGGCCGCGGCGGACGCCTTCGGCTTCGACGCGGCGGACACCGGCGCGGGCGGTCCGGCGGCCGACCCCGAGGGCGGCTTCGCGACCGGCGGGCCCGACGAGGGCGACGGGCCGGCCTCCGCCGACGTGCCCGGCGCGGCCGGGCCCGAGCCGCTCCCGGAGACCCGCAGCGAGCACCCCCTGGCCTCCTACATGCTCCGGGTCAACGGCACCGACCGCCCGGTCACCGACGCCTGGCTCGGCGAGTCCCTGCTGTACGTCCTGCGCGAGCGGCTCGGCCTGGCCGGCGCCAAGGACGGCTGCGAGCAGGGCGAGTGCGGCGCCTGCTCGGTCCAGGTGGACGGCCGGCTGGTCGCCTCCTGCCTGGTGCCCGCCGCCACCGCGGCCGGCAGCGAAGTGCGCACTGTCGAGGGCCTGTCGGCCGACGGCCGGCCCTCCGACGTACAGGCCGCGCTCGCCGCCGGCGGGGCCGTGCAGTGCGGCTTCTGCATCCCCGGTATGGCGATGACCGTCCACGACCTGCTGGAGGGCAACCACAAGCCCACCGACCTCGACATCCGCCAGGCCCTCAGCGGCAACCTCTGCCGCTGCTCCGGCTACCGCGGCGTGATCGAGGCGGTGCGTGCGGTGGTCGCCGAGCGCGACACCGACGACGACCCCGCCTTCTCCGACGAGATCCGCGTTCCCCACCAGGGCGGCCACGGCACGGCGGGAGGCGCCGCGTGA
- a CDS encoding xanthine dehydrogenase family protein molybdopterin-binding subunit produces MSITDGAAGAPAAAGTGGTAGAVPASAPPAGPRFGIGVSLPSLDALAKTQGTYPYAADLWAEGLLWAAVLRSPYPHARITRIDTTEAAAMPGVRAVVTHEDVPGDAMHGRKVADRPVFASELVRHHGEPIAAVAADHPDTARLAAAAILVEYEVLEPVTDPEKAFAAEPLHPDGNLIRHIPLRFGDPEAAGEVVVEGLYRVGRQDPAPIGAEAGLAVPRPDGGVELYVASTDPHADRDMAAACFGLETDRVKIVVTGVPGAMGDREDSGIQLPLGLLALKTGCPVKFVATREESFLGHAHRHPTLLRYRHHADAGGRLVKVEAQILLDAGAYADASSDALAAAVAFAAGPYVVPHVFVEGWAVRTNNPPSGHVRGEGALQVCAAYEGQMDKLAAKLGLEPAEIRLRNVLATGDLLPTGQTVTCPAPVGELLTAVRDADLPPLPDGEDESQWLLPGGTAGAGEPGAVRRGVGYALGMVHVLGAEGADEVSTATVRVHDGRATVICAAVETGQGFGTLARQIVQEVLGVEDVRVLPSDTDQPPAGPSARGRHTWVSGGAVERAAKMVRTQLLQPLAAQFGMSVELLSIADGKITSYDGVLSTTVAETLDGKELWATAQCRPHPTDRLDDNGQGDAFVGLTFCAVRAVVDVDIELGAVRVVEVAVAQDVGRILNPRQLNARIEAGVTQGVGLALMEDLRAPRGIVKRPSLTGYSLPTALDAPEVRIVKLVEERDVVAPFGAKAVSAVPVVTAPAAVAAAVRAATGRPVSRLPIRPQAAVVKPA; encoded by the coding sequence GTGAGCATCACCGACGGCGCGGCCGGCGCTCCTGCCGCGGCCGGCACCGGCGGGACCGCGGGCGCGGTCCCGGCTTCCGCGCCGCCCGCCGGCCCCCGGTTCGGCATCGGCGTCTCCCTGCCCTCGCTGGACGCGCTCGCCAAGACCCAGGGCACCTACCCGTACGCGGCCGACCTGTGGGCCGAGGGCCTGCTGTGGGCCGCCGTGCTGCGCTCCCCGTACCCGCACGCCCGGATCACCCGGATCGACACCACCGAGGCCGCCGCGATGCCCGGCGTCCGGGCCGTCGTCACCCACGAGGACGTCCCCGGGGACGCCATGCACGGCCGCAAGGTCGCCGACCGCCCGGTCTTCGCCTCCGAACTGGTACGGCACCACGGCGAGCCCATCGCCGCGGTCGCCGCCGACCACCCGGACACCGCGCGGCTGGCCGCCGCCGCCATCCTGGTCGAGTACGAGGTACTGGAACCGGTCACCGACCCGGAGAAGGCGTTCGCCGCCGAGCCGCTGCACCCCGACGGCAACCTGATCCGGCACATCCCGCTGCGCTTCGGCGACCCGGAGGCGGCCGGCGAGGTCGTGGTCGAGGGCCTGTACCGGGTCGGCCGCCAGGACCCGGCCCCGATCGGCGCCGAGGCGGGCCTGGCCGTACCGCGCCCCGACGGCGGCGTCGAGCTGTACGTGGCCTCCACCGACCCGCACGCCGACCGGGACATGGCCGCCGCCTGCTTCGGCCTGGAGACCGACCGGGTGAAGATCGTGGTCACCGGCGTGCCCGGCGCGATGGGCGACCGGGAGGACTCCGGCATCCAACTGCCGCTCGGGCTGCTGGCGCTGAAGACCGGCTGCCCGGTGAAGTTCGTGGCCACCCGCGAGGAGTCCTTCCTCGGCCACGCCCACCGCCACCCCACCCTGCTGCGCTACCGCCACCACGCCGACGCCGGAGGCCGCCTGGTCAAGGTCGAGGCGCAGATCCTGCTGGACGCGGGCGCCTACGCCGACGCCTCCTCCGACGCGCTGGCCGCCGCGGTGGCCTTCGCGGCCGGCCCGTACGTCGTCCCGCACGTCTTCGTCGAGGGCTGGGCGGTCCGCACCAACAACCCGCCGTCCGGCCACGTCCGCGGCGAGGGCGCCCTCCAGGTCTGCGCCGCCTACGAGGGCCAGATGGACAAGCTCGCCGCCAAGCTCGGCCTGGAGCCCGCCGAGATCCGGCTGCGGAACGTCCTGGCCACCGGCGACCTGCTGCCCACCGGCCAGACCGTCACCTGCCCGGCGCCGGTCGGCGAACTGCTCACAGCGGTCCGGGACGCCGACCTGCCGCCGCTGCCCGACGGCGAGGACGAGTCCCAGTGGCTGCTGCCCGGCGGCACCGCGGGCGCGGGCGAGCCGGGCGCGGTCCGCCGCGGCGTCGGTTACGCGCTCGGCATGGTCCACGTGCTCGGCGCCGAGGGCGCCGACGAGGTGTCGACCGCGACCGTCCGGGTCCACGACGGACGGGCCACCGTGATCTGCGCCGCCGTCGAGACCGGCCAGGGCTTCGGCACGCTGGCCCGGCAGATCGTGCAGGAGGTGCTGGGCGTGGAGGACGTGCGTGTCCTGCCGTCCGACACCGACCAGCCGCCGGCCGGGCCCTCCGCCCGCGGCCGGCACACCTGGGTCTCCGGCGGGGCGGTGGAGCGCGCCGCGAAGATGGTCCGCACCCAGCTGCTCCAGCCGCTGGCCGCGCAGTTCGGCATGTCGGTGGAGCTGCTGTCCATCGCCGACGGCAAGATCACCTCCTACGACGGCGTGCTGTCCACGACGGTCGCCGAGACGCTGGACGGCAAGGAGCTGTGGGCCACCGCGCAGTGCCGCCCGCACCCCACCGACCGGCTCGACGACAACGGCCAGGGCGACGCCTTCGTGGGCCTCACCTTCTGCGCGGTCCGCGCGGTGGTGGACGTCGACATCGAACTCGGCGCGGTCCGGGTGGTGGAGGTGGCCGTCGCCCAGGACGTCGGCCGCATCCTCAACCCCCGCCAGCTGAACGCCCGCATCGAGGCGGGCGTCACCCAGGGCGTCGGCCTCGCCCTGATGGAGGACCTGCGCGCCCCGCGCGGCATCGTCAAGCGCCCCAGCCTGACCGGCTACTCCCTGCCCACGGCGCTGGACGCGCCCGAGGTCCGCATCGTCAAGCTGGTCGAGGAGCGCGACGTGGTGGCGCCCTTCGGGGCGAAGGCGGTCAGCGCGGTGCCGGTCGTGACCGCTCCCGCCGCGGTGGCGGCGGCGGTCCGCGCCGCCACCGGCCGACCGGTCAGCCGCCTGCCGATCCGCCCGCAGGCGGCGGTGGTCAAGCCGGCGTAG
- a CDS encoding beta-N-acetylhexosaminidase, producing MDLIPTPSHESTYSADASFPLSAGTVLVAEPGTESTARWLRAALGAATGLPFAPGVPGGRAAGGVVRLAVDERAAGGPEGYRITVDPASGVRITGAGPAGVFWGAQTFRQLLGPDAFRRAPVGGPDRQWRVPACHLQDAPRFGWRGFMLDVARHFMPKDVVLRYLDLMAAHKLNVLHLHLTDDQGWRVRIERYPRLTEVGAWRERTKVGLRESPLWDERPHGGYYSQDDIREIVAYAAERHITVVPEIDIPGHSQAAIAAYPELGNTDVVDTAALPVLTSWGVNPNVLAPTDHTLRFYENVFTELLDLFPGTFFHIGGDECPKEQWRQSPAAQARIEELGLAGEDELQSWLIRHFDGWLAERGRRLIGWDEILEGGLAPGAAVSSWRGYAGGIAAARSGHDVVMCPQTHVYLDWRQSESPDEPVPIAHARTLEDVYRFEPVPPELTEQQAAHVIGAQANIWTEVVDSVRVLDYMAFPRLAAFAEVAWSALPAPAERDWPDFERRMAAHYARLDALGVEYRPAGGPLPWQRRPGVQGRPQDGPPPIV from the coding sequence ATGGATCTCATTCCCACCCCCAGCCACGAGTCCACGTATTCCGCCGACGCGAGCTTCCCCCTGTCCGCCGGGACCGTACTGGTGGCGGAACCCGGCACGGAGTCGACGGCGCGCTGGCTGCGGGCGGCACTGGGCGCGGCCACCGGGCTGCCCTTCGCCCCCGGGGTGCCCGGCGGGCGGGCGGCCGGCGGCGTGGTGCGGCTCGCGGTGGACGAGCGGGCGGCGGGCGGCCCCGAGGGATACCGCATCACCGTGGACCCGGCCTCGGGCGTACGGATCACCGGCGCCGGACCGGCCGGCGTCTTCTGGGGCGCGCAGACCTTCCGCCAGCTGCTCGGCCCCGACGCCTTCCGGCGCGCCCCGGTCGGCGGCCCGGACCGGCAGTGGCGGGTGCCGGCCTGCCACCTCCAGGACGCCCCCCGGTTCGGCTGGCGGGGCTTCATGCTGGACGTCGCACGGCACTTCATGCCCAAGGACGTGGTCCTGCGGTACCTGGACCTGATGGCCGCCCACAAGCTGAACGTCCTGCACCTGCACCTGACCGACGACCAGGGCTGGCGGGTGCGGATCGAGCGGTACCCGAGACTCACCGAGGTCGGCGCCTGGCGGGAGCGCACCAAGGTCGGCCTGCGGGAGTCGCCGCTGTGGGACGAGCGCCCGCACGGCGGCTACTACAGCCAGGACGACATCCGGGAGATCGTCGCCTACGCGGCCGAGCGGCACATCACCGTCGTGCCCGAGATCGACATCCCCGGCCACTCGCAGGCCGCCATCGCCGCGTACCCGGAACTCGGCAACACCGACGTCGTCGACACCGCCGCGCTGCCGGTGCTGACCAGCTGGGGCGTCAACCCCAACGTCCTGGCGCCCACCGACCACACCCTGCGCTTCTACGAGAACGTCTTCACCGAACTCCTCGACCTGTTCCCCGGCACCTTCTTCCACATCGGCGGCGACGAGTGCCCCAAGGAGCAGTGGCGGCAGTCGCCCGCCGCCCAGGCCCGGATCGAGGAACTCGGCCTGGCCGGCGAGGACGAACTCCAGAGCTGGCTGATCCGGCACTTCGACGGCTGGCTCGCCGAGCGCGGCCGGCGGCTGATCGGCTGGGACGAGATCCTGGAGGGCGGACTGGCGCCGGGGGCCGCGGTGTCCTCCTGGCGCGGCTACGCGGGCGGCATCGCCGCCGCCCGGTCCGGCCACGACGTGGTGATGTGCCCGCAGACCCATGTGTACCTGGACTGGCGGCAGTCGGAGTCCCCTGACGAGCCGGTTCCGATCGCCCACGCCCGCACCCTGGAGGACGTCTACCGCTTCGAGCCGGTCCCGCCGGAGCTGACCGAGCAGCAGGCCGCGCACGTCATCGGCGCGCAGGCCAACATCTGGACCGAGGTGGTGGACTCGGTCCGGGTGCTGGACTACATGGCCTTCCCGCGGCTGGCCGCCTTCGCCGAAGTCGCCTGGTCCGCGCTGCCGGCGCCGGCCGAACGCGACTGGCCGGACTTCGAGCGGCGGATGGCCGCCCACTACGCGCGGCTCGACGCCCTCGGCGTCGAGTACCGGCCGGCCGGCGGGCCGCTTCCCTGGCAGCGCCGGCCCGGCGTCCAGGGCCGCCCGCAGGACGGTCCGCCCCCGATCGTGTGA
- a CDS encoding NAD-dependent malic enzyme translates to MATAPSVSYSITVRLEVPASGTAVSQLTTAVEASGGSVTGLDVTASGHEKLRIDVTVAASSTAHADQIVGKLRGIEGVVIGKVSDRTFLMHLGGKIEMQSKHPIRNRDDLSMIYTPGVARVCMAIAANPEDARRLTIKRNSVAVVTDGSAVLGLGNIGPKAALPVMEGKAALFKRFAGIDAWPLCLDTQDTDEIVAIVKAIAPGFAGINLEDISAPRCFEIEARLREALDIPVFHDDQHGTAIVVLAALTNALRCVGKQIGTLRVVMSGAGAAGTAILKLLLAAGVKHAVVADIHGVVHADRHDLVDADPNSPLRWVAENTNPEGVTGTLKEAVVGADVFIGVSAPDVLDGSDVARMADQAIVFALANPDPEVDPGAARETAAVVATGRSDFPNQINNVLVFPGVFRGLLDAQSRTVNTEMMLAAARALACVVGDDELNPNYIVPSVFNDKVAGAVADAVRTAAKAQGPAVAGAADSATAAS, encoded by the coding sequence ATGGCAACGGCGCCGAGTGTCTCGTACTCGATCACGGTACGGCTGGAGGTCCCCGCCAGCGGGACCGCGGTCAGCCAGCTCACCACCGCGGTGGAGGCGTCCGGCGGGTCCGTCACCGGCCTCGACGTCACCGCCTCCGGCCACGAGAAGCTGCGGATCGACGTCACGGTCGCGGCCAGTTCCACCGCGCACGCCGACCAGATCGTCGGCAAACTGCGCGGCATCGAGGGTGTCGTCATCGGCAAGGTCTCCGACCGTACCTTCCTGATGCACCTCGGCGGCAAGATCGAGATGCAGTCCAAGCACCCGATCCGCAACCGCGACGACCTGTCCATGATCTACACCCCAGGCGTCGCCCGGGTCTGCATGGCCATCGCGGCCAACCCCGAGGACGCCCGCCGCCTGACCATCAAGCGCAACTCGGTCGCCGTGGTCACCGACGGCTCGGCGGTGCTGGGCCTGGGCAACATCGGCCCCAAGGCCGCGCTGCCGGTGATGGAGGGCAAGGCGGCCCTCTTCAAGCGGTTCGCGGGCATCGACGCCTGGCCGCTGTGCCTGGACACCCAGGACACCGACGAGATCGTGGCGATCGTGAAGGCCATCGCCCCCGGCTTCGCGGGCATCAACCTGGAGGACATCTCCGCGCCGCGCTGCTTCGAGATCGAGGCGCGGCTGCGCGAGGCCCTGGACATCCCGGTCTTCCACGACGACCAGCACGGCACCGCCATCGTGGTGCTGGCCGCGCTGACCAACGCGCTGCGCTGCGTCGGCAAGCAGATCGGCACCCTGAGGGTCGTCATGTCCGGTGCGGGCGCGGCCGGTACGGCCATCTTGAAGCTGCTGCTGGCGGCCGGCGTCAAGCACGCGGTGGTGGCCGACATCCACGGCGTGGTGCACGCCGACCGGCACGACCTGGTCGACGCCGACCCCAACTCGCCGCTGCGCTGGGTCGCGGAGAACACCAACCCCGAGGGCGTCACCGGCACCCTCAAGGAGGCCGTGGTCGGCGCCGACGTCTTCATCGGCGTGTCCGCGCCCGACGTGCTGGACGGCTCCGACGTGGCCAGGATGGCCGACCAGGCGATCGTCTTCGCCCTGGCCAACCCCGACCCGGAGGTGGACCCGGGAGCGGCCCGGGAGACCGCCGCGGTGGTCGCCACCGGCCGCAGCGACTTCCCCAACCAGATCAACAACGTCCTGGTCTTCCCGGGGGTCTTCCGCGGCCTGCTGGACGCCCAGTCCCGCACGGTCAACACCGAGATGATGCTCGCCGCGGCGCGGGCGCTGGCGTGCGTGGTCGGGGACGACGAACTGAACCCGAACTACATCGTGCCGAGCGTCTTCAACGACAAGGTGGCCGGCGCGGTCGCCGACGCGGTGCGGACCGCGGCCAAGGCGCAGGGCCCGGCGGTGGCCGGCGCGGCCGACAGCGCCACCGCCGCGTCCTGA
- a CDS encoding HU family DNA-binding protein: MNRSELVAALADRAEVTRKDADAVLAAFAETVGEIVAKGDEKVTIPGFLTFERTHRAARTARNPQTGEPISIPAGYSVKVSAGSKLKESAKGK; the protein is encoded by the coding sequence ATGAACCGCAGTGAGCTGGTGGCCGCGCTGGCCGACCGCGCCGAGGTGACCCGCAAGGACGCGGACGCCGTCCTGGCCGCGTTCGCCGAGACCGTCGGTGAGATCGTCGCCAAGGGCGACGAGAAGGTCACCATCCCCGGCTTCCTGACCTTCGAGCGCACTCACCGTGCCGCCCGCACCGCCCGCAACCCGCAGACCGGCGAGCCGATCAGCATCCCGGCCGGCTACAGCGTCAAGGTCTCCGCGGGCTCCAAGCTGAAGGAATCCGCCAAGGGCAAGTAG
- a CDS encoding YqgE/AlgH family protein, whose translation MTEVSSLTGRLLVATPRLADPNFDRAVVLLLDHDREGSLGVVLNRPTLVGVGDVLEPWAELAGVPRVVFQGGPVALDSALGLAVVPGEPGADGDAALLGWRRVHGAIGLVDLEAPPELLAAELGSLRIFAGYSGWGPGQLERELADGAWYVVESEPGDVSAPAPERLWRSVLRRQRGELAMVATYPDDPTLN comes from the coding sequence ATGACCGAGGTGTCCTCGCTCACCGGGCGGCTGCTGGTCGCCACCCCGCGGCTGGCCGACCCCAACTTCGACCGGGCCGTGGTGCTCCTGCTCGACCACGACCGGGAGGGGTCGCTCGGCGTCGTGCTGAACCGGCCCACCCTGGTGGGGGTCGGCGACGTTCTGGAGCCGTGGGCCGAGCTGGCCGGCGTCCCCCGGGTGGTCTTCCAGGGCGGCCCGGTCGCGCTGGACTCCGCGCTGGGCCTGGCCGTCGTCCCGGGCGAGCCGGGCGCGGACGGCGACGCCGCGCTGCTGGGCTGGCGCCGGGTGCACGGCGCGATCGGCCTGGTGGACCTGGAGGCGCCGCCGGAACTGCTCGCCGCCGAACTGGGCTCGCTGCGGATCTTCGCCGGCTACTCCGGCTGGGGACCGGGCCAGCTGGAGCGGGAACTGGCCGACGGCGCCTGGTACGTGGTGGAGTCCGAGCCGGGCGACGTGTCCGCGCCGGCCCCCGAGCGGCTGTGGCGCTCGGTGCTGCGCAGGCAGCGCGGCGAACTGGCGATGGTGGCCACGTATCCCGACGATCCGACTCTCAATTAG
- a CDS encoding DUF3039 domain-containing protein, with the protein MSTLEPERGTGTGTLVEPTPQLSHGDGDHERYAHYVQKDKIMASALEGTPVVALCGKVWVPGRDPKKYPVCPMCKEIYEGMSFGDGDGAKDKSGRGGNG; encoded by the coding sequence ATGAGCACTCTTGAGCCCGAGCGCGGGACGGGCACCGGCACCCTGGTCGAGCCGACTCCGCAGCTCTCCCACGGTGACGGCGACCACGAGCGCTACGCGCACTACGTCCAGAAGGACAAGATCATGGCGAGCGCGCTGGAAGGCACGCCCGTCGTCGCCCTGTGCGGCAAGGTCTGGGTCCCCGGGCGGGACCCCAAGAAGTACCCGGTCTGCCCGATGTGCAAGGAGATCTACGAGGGCATGTCGTTCGGTGACGGCGACGGTGCCAAGGACAAGTCCGGCAGGGGCGGCAACGGCTGA
- a CDS encoding FAD binding domain-containing protein: MSTYARRAAENVTLPSSLDEAVEALAAMPSAVPVAGGTDLMASVNSGTLRPAALVGLGRISEIRGWQYADGAALLGAGLTHARMGRPDFAALIPALAAAARSAGPPQIRNAGTLGGNIVSAAATGDSLPVLAALEASVILAGPDGDRELPVSHLLTGRDPLRPGELLAFVRIPLLHAPQTFLKATGRTGPGRAVASVALVVDPARRQVRCAVGAVAPVPLRPLVAEQWAAGLIDWDGQRTLAPEACTAFGEYVAAACIPDQQGVELPPAAVQLRRTVAALSRRALGRALA, from the coding sequence GTGAGCACGTATGCACGGCGGGCGGCGGAGAACGTCACCCTGCCGTCCTCGCTCGACGAGGCGGTGGAGGCGCTCGCCGCCATGCCCAGCGCCGTGCCCGTCGCGGGGGGCACCGACCTGATGGCCTCGGTCAACTCCGGGACGCTGCGCCCCGCCGCGCTGGTGGGTCTCGGCCGGATCAGCGAGATCCGCGGCTGGCAGTACGCCGACGGAGCCGCGCTGCTCGGCGCCGGTCTGACGCACGCGCGCATGGGCCGCCCCGACTTCGCCGCGCTGATCCCCGCGCTGGCCGCCGCCGCCCGCTCCGCCGGACCCCCGCAGATCCGCAACGCCGGCACGCTGGGCGGCAACATCGTCTCCGCCGCGGCCACCGGCGACTCCCTGCCGGTGCTGGCCGCGCTGGAGGCGAGCGTGATCCTCGCCGGACCGGACGGCGACCGCGAACTGCCGGTCAGCCACCTGCTCACCGGCCGCGACCCGCTGCGCCCCGGTGAACTGCTGGCCTTCGTCCGCATCCCGCTGCTGCACGCCCCGCAGACCTTCCTCAAGGCCACCGGCCGTACCGGGCCCGGCCGCGCGGTCGCCTCCGTCGCCCTGGTGGTCGACCCGGCCCGCCGCCAGGTCCGGTGCGCGGTCGGCGCGGTCGCCCCGGTGCCGCTGCGCCCGCTGGTGGCCGAGCAGTGGGCGGCCGGCCTGATCGACTGGGACGGCCAGCGCACCCTCGCCCCCGAAGCGTGCACCGCCTTCGGGGAGTACGTGGCCGCGGCCTGCATCCCGGACCAGCAGGGGGTCGAACTGCCGCCTGCGGCCGTCCAGCTGCGGCGTACCGTGGCCGCACTGTCCCGCCGAGCGCTCGGGAGGGCCCTGGCATGA